One Novosphingobium sp. G106 DNA segment encodes these proteins:
- a CDS encoding class I adenylate-forming enzyme family protein, protein MAHWDISDLPYRKEVLFGDRVVNCRADRPGSVFEMFQQAVARAPDREALVAGDVRLNYSQLDHIVAEVAAGLSARGVEHGDRVALLIGNRAEFVILLYALSRAGAISVPISYREARPGIAYAVNHSGARLLIYDPMLADRVPTPSDLENGSTILPLDDPSTGEMLRSLRGHDIVPAAVKGEQEINMILYTSGTTGKPKGAMLAEVNIVHAVMIYETAMKLQDAERAIVAVPMSHVTGITCLIGTMLRCAGTLIVMEEFKAPAFLELASREKMTATVLVPAMYALCLARANFEAYELSNWRVGCYGGAPMPAPVIEQLKETLPQLQLLNLYGSTETGAAQGIMPPQYAYERRMDVGLPAPGGEVLVMDEQGRECPRGQAGELWLRNASVVRGYWNNPEATREHIVAGFWRSGDLGSMDEEGFIRVLDRIKDMINRGGYKIYTAEVESALMEHPGVLESAVVAKPCPILGERVHAFVSLRGEMVSEADLKAHCTARLADYKRPETYTILADPLPRNANGKLLKREMRDKLLQEIAEA, encoded by the coding sequence ATGGCGCACTGGGATATCTCGGACCTCCCCTATCGTAAGGAAGTCCTGTTTGGAGACCGGGTGGTCAACTGCCGTGCCGACCGGCCGGGCAGTGTCTTCGAGATGTTTCAGCAGGCCGTGGCGCGTGCTCCCGACCGCGAAGCGTTGGTCGCCGGCGATGTGCGACTGAACTATTCGCAGCTCGACCACATCGTCGCAGAAGTGGCCGCGGGACTGAGTGCGCGCGGCGTGGAGCATGGCGACAGAGTGGCGTTGCTAATCGGCAACCGGGCCGAATTCGTCATCCTGCTTTACGCCTTGTCGCGGGCCGGCGCGATTTCGGTGCCGATCAGTTATCGCGAAGCCCGGCCCGGGATTGCCTATGCCGTCAATCATAGCGGCGCCAGGCTGCTGATCTACGATCCAATGCTGGCGGACAGGGTGCCCACCCCGAGCGATCTTGAAAACGGCAGCACAATATTGCCGTTGGACGATCCTTCGACCGGCGAGATGCTGCGGTCGCTGCGCGGTCACGACATCGTGCCAGCCGCGGTGAAGGGCGAGCAAGAGATCAACATGATCCTCTACACTTCGGGAACTACCGGTAAGCCGAAAGGCGCGATGTTGGCCGAGGTCAATATCGTCCATGCCGTCATGATCTATGAGACGGCGATGAAGCTGCAGGACGCAGAACGCGCCATCGTCGCGGTTCCGATGTCGCACGTGACCGGTATCACTTGCCTGATCGGGACGATGCTGCGCTGTGCGGGCACGTTGATCGTGATGGAGGAGTTCAAGGCGCCGGCGTTCCTCGAGCTTGCCAGCCGTGAAAAAATGACTGCGACGGTGCTCGTGCCGGCCATGTACGCCCTGTGTCTCGCCCGGGCCAACTTCGAGGCCTACGAATTGTCGAATTGGCGCGTCGGCTGTTATGGCGGCGCACCGATGCCCGCTCCCGTCATCGAGCAACTGAAGGAAACGCTTCCTCAGCTGCAGCTGTTGAATCTTTACGGATCGACCGAGACCGGCGCGGCCCAAGGCATCATGCCGCCGCAATATGCTTATGAGCGCAGGATGGACGTAGGGTTGCCTGCGCCTGGCGGCGAGGTGCTCGTCATGGATGAGCAAGGGCGGGAGTGTCCGCGAGGCCAGGCCGGGGAGTTGTGGCTCCGTAACGCTTCCGTGGTGCGGGGGTACTGGAACAATCCCGAGGCCACGCGAGAACACATCGTCGCCGGTTTCTGGCGATCGGGCGACCTTGGCAGCATGGATGAGGAGGGATTCATCCGCGTGCTCGATCGCATCAAGGATATGATCAACCGAGGCGGCTACAAGATCTATACGGCCGAAGTGGAAAGTGCGCTGATGGAGCATCCCGGCGTACTGGAAAGCGCGGTCGTCGCCAAACCCTGTCCGATTCTTGGCGAGCGTGTCCATGCCTTCGTGTCTCTGCGCGGCGAGATGGTCAGCGAAGCGGATCTGAAGGCGCATTGCACGGCGCGGCTTGCCGACTACAAGCGACCCGAAACCTATACCATTCTTGCAGATCCGCTGCCACGTAACGCTAACGGCAAATTGCTGAAACGCGAGATGCGAGACAAGCTTCTGCAGGAGATCGCCGAAGCCTGA
- a CDS encoding acyl-CoA dehydrogenase encodes MAVSMLTGSQSPKAIAALEAIVDGSVLVVPALLEGGSRYAFEKPNTQATIDGDGYRLSGKKILVTGGDAADEFIVTASLDGRPALFLVSAGDDNLIRTTYRQLDGSWAADIALDGVRVEGDALVGGIEALTRGLDSGAIGVAALEVGVLDRVLEVTSDYIHIRKQFGQPLASFQALQHIMSDLFINTEMARSSVHSGLAGTLRSAEERQKAISAARVRCDRAALTVGNMGIYLHGGMGMTMEYPVGHHYRRLVQLTRAFGDTEYHISRYEGLAFADN; translated from the coding sequence GTGGCCGTCAGCATGCTGACGGGCTCGCAATCGCCCAAGGCCATCGCCGCACTGGAAGCGATCGTCGACGGGTCGGTCTTGGTCGTGCCGGCGCTGTTGGAGGGCGGATCGCGTTACGCGTTCGAAAAGCCGAATACGCAAGCCACCATCGACGGCGACGGCTATCGGCTCAGCGGTAAGAAGATACTGGTGACGGGCGGCGACGCGGCCGATGAATTCATCGTGACTGCGAGCCTCGACGGGCGACCGGCATTGTTCCTCGTTTCTGCCGGCGACGATAATTTGATCCGCACGACATATCGCCAGCTTGATGGAAGCTGGGCAGCGGACATCGCGCTCGACGGGGTTCGTGTCGAAGGCGATGCTCTGGTCGGCGGAATCGAAGCCTTGACGCGCGGACTTGATTCAGGCGCAATCGGCGTAGCCGCTCTCGAAGTCGGCGTTCTCGACCGAGTGCTGGAAGTAACCTCGGATTACATACATATTCGCAAGCAGTTCGGGCAGCCGCTCGCATCGTTTCAGGCGTTGCAGCACATCATGTCCGATCTGTTCATCAATACCGAAATGGCGCGTTCGTCGGTACATAGCGGGTTAGCCGGAACTCTTCGCTCGGCGGAAGAACGACAAAAGGCAATATCCGCTGCGCGTGTGCGCTGTGATCGCGCGGCGCTGACCGTGGGGAACATGGGGATTTATCTGCATGGCGGTATGGGCATGACGATGGAATACCCCGTCGGACACCACTATCGCCGGCTAGTTCAACTGACCCGGGCGTTTGGCGATACAGAGTATCACATCAGCCGCTACGAAGGTCTGGCATTCGCGGACAACTGA
- a CDS encoding acyl-CoA dehydrogenase family protein yields the protein MDFSLNENQAFLKDGAERFFRERYDFDSRRKRLAAQSGTDRAMWSQFAEMGWLGIMVPEEQGGLGWTTIDAAVILGECGKVLVSEPFLEGASWPSAC from the coding sequence ATGGACTTCTCACTCAATGAAAATCAGGCGTTCCTCAAGGATGGGGCGGAGCGATTCTTCAGGGAACGCTATGACTTCGACAGCCGGCGCAAGCGTTTGGCCGCGCAGTCGGGCACCGATCGCGCGATGTGGAGCCAGTTTGCCGAGATGGGCTGGCTTGGCATCATGGTGCCGGAAGAACAGGGTGGGCTTGGTTGGACGACCATCGACGCGGCTGTAATTCTGGGCGAATGCGGCAAGGTGCTCGTTTCAGAGCCTTTTCTCGAGGGGGCATCGTGGCCGTCAGCATGCTGA
- a CDS encoding acyl-CoA dehydrogenase family protein has product MSLKFSGRKSGPISSARCLPTLPVARGRGWHPTERDNREWMRILAENGWSLPEWPVEYGGAGWSPLKAYIFEDECAAADAPHVQWRAGYSLVGPVICNFGTDAQKARYLPTIRDGRELWCQGFSEPDAGSDLASLKTSAVLDGDEYVINGQKIWTSEAQYADLMFALVRTDPAVKAQRGLSCIIIDMKTPGLTVRPIETIDNAVHVNEVFFENVRVPAANLVGEANMGWTYAKFLLGNERHSNALVQRIKREIRKLRELAQNGEFGERFIEKPTFKRKLSELEIDVAALEWAVLRSATAHGQMAGRDMAFASGLKVEASYLQQRVADMQLEIIGPWVAPDFPEPDEGPWIEARFGDAPEDVPGAMTKALFRRAAPIYGGANEIQRGIIWRAVFQK; this is encoded by the coding sequence ATGAGCTTGAAGTTTTCCGGCAGGAAGTCCGGGCCTATTTCAAGCGCGCGCTGCCTGCCGACATTGCCCGTCGCCAGAGGGAGGGGGTGGCATCCCACCGAACGCGATAATCGCGAATGGATGCGGATCCTTGCTGAAAATGGCTGGTCGCTGCCCGAATGGCCGGTGGAATACGGCGGCGCCGGCTGGTCACCGCTGAAGGCCTATATCTTCGAGGACGAATGCGCGGCCGCCGATGCCCCCCACGTCCAATGGCGTGCGGGCTACAGCCTGGTTGGACCGGTCATCTGCAACTTCGGCACCGATGCCCAGAAAGCGCGCTACCTGCCCACCATCCGCGATGGACGCGAGCTGTGGTGCCAGGGCTTTTCGGAGCCTGACGCCGGCTCCGATCTCGCATCGCTCAAGACGAGCGCGGTGCTGGACGGCGACGAATACGTCATCAACGGCCAGAAAATCTGGACCTCTGAGGCGCAATATGCCGATCTCATGTTCGCACTGGTGCGAACGGATCCCGCAGTAAAAGCTCAGCGGGGCCTATCCTGCATCATCATCGACATGAAGACTCCGGGGCTAACGGTGCGTCCCATCGAGACGATCGACAATGCCGTTCACGTCAACGAGGTTTTTTTCGAGAATGTTCGTGTGCCTGCCGCCAATCTGGTTGGTGAGGCTAACATGGGCTGGACCTATGCCAAGTTCCTGTTGGGCAACGAGCGCCACTCCAATGCGCTGGTTCAACGCATCAAGCGCGAGATCCGCAAGCTGCGCGAGTTGGCACAAAATGGTGAATTCGGGGAAAGGTTCATCGAAAAGCCGACCTTCAAACGGAAACTTTCCGAGCTGGAGATCGACGTGGCCGCGCTCGAATGGGCGGTTCTGCGCTCTGCGACTGCGCACGGCCAGATGGCTGGCCGTGATATGGCCTTCGCATCTGGACTGAAGGTCGAAGCCTCATATCTCCAGCAGCGGGTGGCAGACATGCAACTCGAGATCATCGGACCTTGGGTCGCGCCAGATTTCCCCGAGCCCGATGAAGGGCCATGGATCGAAGCTCGTTTTGGCGACGCACCGGAAGACGTACCCGGCGCAATGACCAAAGCCTTATTCCGCCGCGCCGCGCCGATCTATGGCGGTGCCAATGAAATCCAGCGCGGCATTATCTGGCGCGCTGTCTTCCAGAAGTAG
- a CDS encoding alcohol dehydrogenase catalytic domain-containing protein, producing MRAAIFLEPGEPLQIAEVPDPSPGEGEIVLRVNRCGICGSDVHMTAKDGYGFPRGSVLGHEFCGEVVALGKAVESVRLGDRVTALPFFGCGTCDSCRGGEPGWCSVTGRAAGFGSAPGGYAQFVAVAARSSVILPGGISDDLGALVEPMAVALHGTRRAVINSETRVAVLGAGPIGLGAAFWARRLGAGRIAVIARSQRNSGLAMEVGADAFLTNTDEVADALGGAPHVVFECVGIPGMLDKAIKIAGPRSQVVVLGFCTHPDAIDGAACILKEVTIAYSKTYGLDDYVTVVRALEAGAEGPAAMISRVEPLAQLPGLMEAMRRGLPDCKIQIDPWA from the coding sequence ATGCGCGCCGCAATATTCTTGGAACCGGGCGAACCGCTCCAGATCGCCGAAGTCCCCGATCCTAGCCCGGGCGAAGGCGAGATCGTGCTGCGCGTGAACCGATGCGGGATCTGCGGCAGCGATGTGCACATGACTGCGAAAGATGGCTACGGCTTCCCGAGAGGATCGGTGCTCGGGCACGAATTTTGCGGTGAAGTGGTCGCGCTGGGCAAAGCCGTTGAATCCGTTCGCCTTGGAGACAGGGTGACGGCGTTGCCGTTCTTCGGATGCGGAACATGCGATTCCTGCCGCGGGGGAGAACCGGGCTGGTGCAGCGTCACCGGCCGTGCGGCAGGCTTCGGCTCGGCGCCGGGCGGCTACGCCCAGTTTGTAGCAGTCGCAGCGCGGTCCTCGGTGATCTTGCCCGGTGGGATCAGCGACGATCTCGGTGCATTGGTCGAGCCGATGGCTGTCGCGCTGCACGGTACCCGCCGCGCGGTGATCAATAGCGAGACCAGGGTTGCGGTGCTCGGTGCTGGACCGATCGGGCTGGGCGCAGCCTTTTGGGCGCGCAGGCTTGGCGCAGGACGGATCGCCGTGATCGCCCGGTCGCAGCGCAATTCAGGGCTCGCCATGGAAGTCGGAGCCGACGCGTTCCTGACCAACACCGACGAGGTTGCCGACGCCCTGGGCGGCGCACCTCATGTGGTGTTCGAATGTGTCGGGATACCGGGCATGCTGGACAAGGCTATCAAGATTGCGGGGCCGCGTTCGCAGGTCGTCGTGCTCGGCTTCTGCACTCATCCCGACGCGATCGACGGTGCCGCCTGCATCCTGAAAGAGGTGACCATCGCCTATTCGAAGACGTACGGGCTTGACGATTACGTGACAGTTGTCCGCGCGCTCGAAGCGGGCGCCGAAGGTCCGGCCGCGATGATCTCGCGCGTCGAGCCGCTCGCGCAACTGCCGGGACTGATGGAAGCGATGCGCCGTGGGTTGCCCGATTGCAAGATTCAGATCGATCCTTGGGCCTGA
- a CDS encoding iron-containing alcohol dehydrogenase, protein MIACRKSSARWAAHPLIVNDGGVEAVLGKRLAALMPAAPRLALEGEITPSSIRSMNERAKICDVVIGVGGGKALDAGKSLARDRGAAFVSVPTIASNDAPTSRAIALYADEDHRFMVESLGRNPDAVVADTRVLASAPAQFLRCGIGDALAKAGEARGCAVSAEGLTPLGTRPTLSGLALAEAAYETLRRHAAAALAIAGSGKPDTAFEAVVEAVILMSGLGFENGGLGLAHAMTRGLILAPRTGAHAHGEQVAYGMIVQSALHAEDVALAAEMAFVRGLGLPASLGDFGGGAVSMDEMLFLAESAMTAVPHVRNWSSPLDAARIRQAIGRVEARA, encoded by the coding sequence TTGATCGCCTGCCGGAAATCGTCGGCGCGCTGGGCAGCACACCCCCTCATCGTGAACGATGGTGGAGTCGAAGCCGTGCTCGGCAAGCGCCTTGCCGCGCTGATGCCGGCTGCGCCGCGCCTGGCGCTCGAAGGCGAGATCACGCCTTCGTCCATCCGGTCGATGAATGAGCGCGCGAAGATCTGCGACGTTGTTATTGGGGTTGGCGGAGGAAAGGCCCTCGATGCGGGCAAGTCCTTGGCCCGCGACCGCGGCGCCGCCTTCGTCAGCGTACCGACCATAGCTTCCAACGACGCGCCGACGAGCCGGGCGATCGCCCTTTATGCCGATGAAGACCATCGCTTCATGGTGGAGAGCCTCGGCCGCAATCCGGACGCCGTCGTTGCCGATACGCGGGTGCTTGCATCTGCGCCGGCGCAATTTCTTCGGTGCGGTATCGGCGATGCACTAGCCAAGGCTGGCGAGGCAAGAGGGTGCGCGGTGTCGGCCGAAGGGCTGACGCCGCTTGGTACGCGGCCGACACTTTCTGGCCTCGCGCTCGCCGAAGCTGCCTATGAGACACTGCGCCGGCACGCGGCGGCAGCGCTAGCGATTGCCGGGAGCGGCAAGCCCGACACCGCTTTCGAGGCGGTCGTTGAGGCGGTGATCCTGATGAGCGGGCTGGGCTTTGAAAATGGCGGCCTGGGCCTGGCGCACGCCATGACCCGCGGCCTCATCCTTGCTCCGCGGACGGGGGCTCACGCCCATGGCGAGCAGGTGGCTTATGGCATGATCGTTCAGTCGGCCCTCCACGCGGAAGATGTGGCACTGGCCGCGGAAATGGCATTCGTGCGCGGACTTGGCCTTCCGGCATCGCTCGGCGACTTTGGCGGCGGGGCGGTGAGCATGGACGAAATGCTTTTTCTGGCTGAGAGTGCCATGACAGCCGTACCCCACGTTCGAAATTGGTCGTCGCCGCTCGATGCGGCGCGAATCCGGCAAGCGATCGGGCGAGTGGAGGCCAGGGCCTGA
- a CDS encoding SDR family NAD(P)-dependent oxidoreductase has translation MATPFDFSGRTVLVTGGGSGLGLATARRFAEGGATVVINDLREEAARQAAADLGPHHLGVGGDVSKEEEVNAFVAEAVAFKGRLDVLVNNAGVPDSFTATVDQELSHWRRLIDIHLTGTYLVSKTVAPHMIAAGRGGAVVNLNSIAGVLGLPVRTAYSAAKAGIGMLTRVLGCEWGVHAIRVNAVAPGYMLTPLLQGLLDQGKVDGGRIRRRTPMGKFGTADHIADAITFLASDQAAFITGVTLPVDGGYMAFGAPSDACAIEDDGA, from the coding sequence TTGGCTACCCCTTTCGACTTTTCCGGCAGGACGGTTCTTGTAACGGGCGGAGGCAGTGGTCTCGGCCTGGCCACCGCGCGCCGGTTTGCCGAGGGCGGCGCGACGGTCGTTATCAATGACCTGCGCGAGGAAGCCGCGAGGCAGGCCGCGGCCGATCTGGGGCCGCATCACCTTGGCGTCGGCGGGGATGTCTCCAAAGAAGAGGAGGTCAACGCATTCGTCGCGGAAGCCGTGGCGTTCAAAGGTCGACTTGACGTTCTGGTCAATAACGCCGGGGTCCCCGACAGTTTCACTGCCACTGTCGATCAGGAACTCTCCCACTGGCGGCGGCTGATCGACATACATCTGACCGGAACCTACCTGGTCTCCAAAACCGTAGCACCGCACATGATCGCCGCCGGCAGGGGCGGTGCAGTCGTCAATCTCAACTCGATTGCCGGCGTTCTGGGTTTGCCGGTGCGAACTGCCTACAGCGCTGCCAAGGCGGGCATCGGTATGCTCACACGCGTGCTGGGCTGCGAATGGGGTGTCCACGCAATCCGCGTGAACGCTGTTGCGCCGGGATACATGCTGACACCCTTGCTCCAGGGCCTGCTCGACCAAGGCAAAGTCGATGGCGGCCGGATCCGGCGGCGCACGCCCATGGGCAAGTTCGGCACCGCCGATCACATCGCCGACGCCATCACCTTCCTTGCGTCCGACCAGGCTGCATTCATCACCGGCGTGACGCTCCCGGTCGATGGCGGTTACATGGCTTTCGGCGCCCCAAGCGATGCCTGCGCGATAGAGGACGACGGGGCGTGA
- a CDS encoding transketolase family protein, with product MSRPAFTPGMGEIAAQAGPYEAAPFGHALADLADERPEIVGLTADMAKYTDLLPFADRHPDRYINVGMAEQNLVAVAAGMARMDKIPYITTYGVFLTRRALDFIAIACAHSNLPVKIFSNMPGLVNGLGGTHQSTEDLAIMRSVPDLTIIDPCDAVELRQVVRAVADIPGTVYVRNIRGNVPVLLDPDTHRFELGTARHLREGADVGIVSTGTMSGRALDVAEEAAAKGVDAAILHVATIKPFDAKAVADFCASFPRIVVMENHIRSGGLGTLVIEALYGRGAVKPLAHVALEDRFHECGPQDYLETKYGFDRQRLLEAIVEGR from the coding sequence GTGAGCCGTCCGGCATTCACTCCCGGCATGGGCGAGATTGCGGCGCAGGCCGGGCCGTATGAGGCCGCGCCTTTCGGCCACGCGCTCGCAGACCTAGCGGACGAGCGGCCCGAAATCGTCGGACTGACGGCGGATATGGCCAAGTATACCGACCTGCTGCCCTTCGCGGACCGTCATCCCGATCGGTACATCAACGTCGGAATGGCTGAACAGAACCTGGTTGCCGTCGCCGCGGGGATGGCCCGCATGGACAAGATTCCCTACATCACGACTTATGGCGTGTTTCTGACGCGCCGCGCGCTGGACTTTATCGCCATCGCCTGCGCCCACAGCAATCTGCCCGTGAAGATCTTTTCCAACATGCCCGGACTGGTGAACGGATTGGGCGGCACGCACCAGTCTACCGAAGATCTGGCGATCATGCGATCGGTTCCCGACCTGACGATCATCGATCCGTGCGATGCGGTCGAACTGCGCCAGGTTGTCCGCGCCGTCGCCGACATTCCCGGCACGGTCTATGTCCGCAATATCCGCGGTAATGTGCCCGTGCTTCTGGATCCGGACACCCATCGTTTTGAATTGGGGACGGCTCGCCACCTTCGTGAGGGCGCCGACGTCGGGATCGTCAGTACCGGAACGATGAGCGGACGTGCGCTCGATGTGGCGGAGGAAGCGGCTGCGAAAGGGGTCGATGCCGCTATCCTCCATGTCGCTACGATCAAGCCGTTCGACGCGAAGGCCGTGGCGGATTTCTGCGCCAGTTTCCCTCGGATCGTGGTGATGGAAAACCACATTCGCTCGGGCGGGCTGGGTACCCTGGTGATCGAGGCGCTTTATGGCCGCGGGGCCGTGAAGCCGCTCGCGCATGTCGCGCTCGAAGACCGGTTTCACGAATGCGGCCCGCAGGATTACCTGGAAACAAAATACGGCTTCGATCGGCAGCGGCTGCTCGAAGCAATCGTAGAGGGCAGATAA
- a CDS encoding transketolase codes for MATEMAARRNAPEPADVTELSRRALNIRRHIVTEARGKGQGYVAQGLGVADLLAVLYFRELRLDPDNADWTARDRFVLSTGHYSIAMYAVLAEYGYIPVDELNTYGMAGSRLPMSTFDDVPGIEMVGGSLGHGLGQGVGMALAAKLDGRDLRVIVEISDGELQEGSTWEAAMSAATFNLDQLVVAIDCNGIQADGPVTTRIEPVADKWRAFGFDTVEVDGNDISKLCAAFDALREFNGLPKAIVMRTVPGKGIPTLEARERAHFVRTEAGEWDKLSAELERSW; via the coding sequence ATGGCAACCGAGATGGCGGCCCGGCGCAATGCGCCAGAGCCGGCAGATGTGACCGAATTGTCGCGGCGGGCGCTGAATATCCGGCGTCACATCGTGACCGAAGCGCGTGGCAAGGGGCAGGGCTATGTTGCCCAGGGACTGGGCGTCGCGGACTTGCTGGCGGTGCTCTATTTTCGCGAACTGAGACTTGATCCGGATAATGCCGATTGGACCGCGCGCGACCGGTTCGTCTTGAGTACCGGCCATTATTCGATCGCCATGTACGCCGTTCTCGCGGAATATGGTTATATTCCGGTAGATGAGCTGAACACCTATGGCATGGCCGGTAGCCGTCTGCCGATGAGCACGTTCGACGATGTCCCCGGGATCGAGATGGTGGGCGGGTCGCTCGGACACGGCCTGGGGCAAGGTGTCGGCATGGCATTGGCGGCAAAGCTGGACGGGCGTGACCTTCGCGTGATCGTCGAAATCTCGGATGGCGAACTCCAGGAGGGATCGACCTGGGAGGCTGCGATGTCGGCAGCTACCTTCAACCTGGACCAGCTGGTGGTGGCGATCGACTGCAACGGAATCCAGGCGGATGGCCCGGTGACCACGCGCATCGAGCCCGTCGCCGACAAGTGGCGCGCCTTCGGCTTCGATACTGTGGAAGTCGATGGAAACGATATTTCCAAATTGTGCGCTGCTTTCGATGCACTGCGTGAGTTCAACGGCCTCCCAAAGGCAATCGTTATGCGGACAGTGCCGGGCAAAGGCATTCCCACGCTGGAGGCACGCGAACGCGCGCATTTCGTGCGCACCGAGGCCGGGGAGTGGGATAAATTGTCAGCAGAACTGGAGCGCAGTTGGTGA
- a CDS encoding epoxide hydrolase family protein, translated as MTDDVGSALPFEVSVSQNVLDKISVRLALSEIGYAPDTADAWHYGTSAAYLAEFLEYWRESYDWRATERELNRFPQFKARVEDIDVHFYHVRGSGPEGRVILLTHGWPGSVMEFLGVIERLAHPERFGGEACEGFDLVIPSLPGYGFSSRPRAPIGPRRTAQLWRRLMIDVLGYSRFYAQGGDWGAAITHWLGSDHPDVTVAIHLNLLLGTPPDDSPEMCEWRERLNEVRALESGYAHEQATRPQTIGLALHDSPLGFAAWVLEKFQRWGDTRGDIESRFSKDLLIGNIMIYLVNEAVISSLWMYTGADTEMPRYTSRVEVPVGVALFPGEFLPIPPRAAVERALNLQRWSPMPSGGHFAAMEEPALFADEVRSFFKAIAS; from the coding sequence ATGACTGACGATGTAGGCAGTGCCTTGCCCTTCGAGGTGTCGGTGTCGCAGAACGTGCTCGATAAGATCTCTGTCAGGCTTGCGCTGTCGGAAATTGGCTATGCGCCCGATACCGCCGATGCCTGGCACTACGGAACGTCTGCCGCCTATCTCGCGGAGTTCCTCGAATACTGGCGCGAATCCTACGATTGGCGCGCGACCGAACGTGAACTCAATCGCTTTCCCCAGTTCAAGGCGCGGGTTGAGGATATCGACGTGCATTTCTATCACGTCCGTGGCTCCGGTCCGGAAGGGCGCGTCATCCTGCTCACCCATGGTTGGCCCGGCTCCGTGATGGAATTCTTGGGGGTTATCGAGCGGCTTGCTCACCCCGAGCGGTTCGGCGGCGAGGCGTGCGAAGGTTTCGACCTCGTGATTCCATCACTGCCGGGATATGGTTTTTCTAGCCGGCCCCGTGCACCGATCGGGCCACGTCGGACCGCTCAGCTGTGGCGCCGCCTGATGATCGATGTGTTGGGCTATTCGCGTTTCTATGCGCAAGGCGGAGACTGGGGCGCGGCCATTACGCATTGGCTGGGAAGTGATCATCCCGACGTAACCGTCGCCATCCATCTCAATCTTTTGCTGGGCACTCCGCCCGACGATTCCCCGGAGATGTGCGAGTGGCGCGAGCGTCTGAACGAAGTGCGTGCCCTTGAATCAGGCTACGCACATGAACAGGCGACCCGCCCTCAGACCATCGGCTTGGCGCTCCACGATTCGCCACTGGGCTTTGCTGCGTGGGTTCTGGAAAAGTTTCAGCGATGGGGAGATACGCGAGGCGACATCGAAAGCAGGTTCAGCAAGGATCTGCTGATCGGCAATATCATGATCTACCTTGTCAACGAGGCCGTCATATCCTCGCTGTGGATGTACACCGGCGCCGACACGGAAATGCCCCGCTATACCAGCCGAGTCGAGGTTCCTGTAGGCGTCGCGCTCTTTCCCGGCGAGTTCCTGCCAATTCCGCCGCGCGCCGCTGTCGAGCGGGCCCTCAATCTTCAAAGGTGGAGTCCGATGCCCTCAGGCGGGCATTTCGCCGCCATGGAAGAGCCCGCGTTGTTCGCCGACGAAGTGAGGAGCTTCTTCAAGGCAATCGCGTCGTAG
- a CDS encoding aldo/keto reductase: MTKSTKLNDGTIFPLIGLGVMTIPDADLPAVIRSAAGLGYRSFDTAPVYGNEKGTGRGIRECGVPREDISVTTKLWNNRQGYDEALRAFDESLATLGLDYVDVYLIHWPVPANDRYADSWRALVRIKEEGRVKSIGVSNFLPEHLERIIGETGVAPALNQIELHPEWQQTELRAYHAKHGIVAEAWSPLGRGKALHTPEIVAIASRAGCTPAQLILAYLAGEGIVVIPRSSSAGHIKENIDAIGITLDQSSTSAIRALDSAYGRFGPDPLKFETIPG, encoded by the coding sequence ATGACGAAATCGACGAAGCTGAACGACGGAACGATTTTTCCGCTGATCGGGCTTGGCGTCATGACCATCCCGGACGCAGATCTGCCTGCGGTGATCCGCAGCGCTGCGGGTCTCGGGTATCGTTCGTTCGACACTGCTCCTGTTTACGGCAACGAAAAAGGAACCGGTCGCGGGATACGCGAATGCGGCGTGCCTCGCGAGGATATTTCCGTAACAACCAAGCTCTGGAACAACCGGCAAGGCTATGACGAGGCACTTCGTGCCTTCGATGAAAGTTTAGCCACACTCGGCCTAGACTATGTTGACGTCTATCTTATTCATTGGCCCGTCCCGGCGAATGATCGCTACGCAGACAGTTGGCGCGCCTTGGTGCGAATCAAGGAAGAGGGGCGGGTGAAGTCTATCGGCGTCTCGAATTTCCTGCCCGAGCATCTGGAAAGAATTATCGGCGAAACCGGCGTGGCGCCAGCCTTGAACCAGATCGAACTCCATCCGGAATGGCAGCAGACAGAACTCCGCGCCTATCATGCAAAACACGGGATCGTGGCCGAAGCCTGGAGTCCGCTCGGCCGGGGCAAGGCCCTGCACACGCCCGAGATAGTTGCCATAGCATCGCGCGCTGGATGCACCCCTGCACAGCTCATTCTTGCCTACCTGGCAGGGGAAGGGATCGTCGTGATCCCCAGATCGTCGTCCGCGGGTCATATTAAAGAGAATATCGACGCGATCGGCATCACGCTGGACCAATCATCGACAAGCGCGATAAGAGCGCTCGACAGCGCCTACGGACGTTTCGGGCCCGATCCCCTCAAATTTGAGACCATTCCAGGATGA